One window of Metopolophium dirhodum isolate CAU chromosome 3, ASM1992520v1, whole genome shotgun sequence genomic DNA carries:
- the LOC132941319 gene encoding sorting nexin-7-like, with product MIDGPCVAMSDLSDSSEPVEMMTDQNSAVLEVSVEEKGVTPMPQSLLNDASTLVSFPTNTNDFQLKLDFRRDIQVRVDNPQKIVEPLETYITYRVSTKADRTDYPHKEYVIRRRYNDFVWLRQNIAVEYPDRIVPPLPAKHTILGQLDRYSKEFVTCRMALLERFLSRLVCHPILTEDKHLRVFLTANATEFTTYKKRGTGLLRRMSNSLNTISVSYNSRQVDFEFDPIRNHLHGLSEKLTMLEKVAQRIHKERKELCVESHQLGAAFIEWSSNEQSVSVALSRIGHTITANSSALRHNLISNFISDWAQPLKDYVSYIECVRETLGKRDALQIQYEQSLMDLEKKKADKDKVTNDEKSLMSFWSKSEMDKEEKIEKMSQVIPKLVSAVEANQERLDVCSDVFRQEYGLWKCQKKADFKSMLTALAESHIQYYQHCAASWDLVFKRMASE from the exons CTGTCCGATAGTTCTGAACCAGTTGAAATGATGACTGACCAGAATTCGGCGGTACTTGAAGTGTCTGTCGAAGAAAAAGGCGTTACTCCAATGCCTCAGTCCCTTCTAAACGATGCGTCTacg TTAGTGTCATTTCCAACAAACACCAATGACTTTCAACTCAAATTAGACTTTCGACGTGACATTCAAGTACGGGTTGACAACCCACAAAAGATTGTTGAACCACTGGAGACTTACATCACATATAGAGTATCTACTAAG GCGGATAGAACAGATTATCCACACAAGGAGTATGTTATTCGCCGGCGTTACAATGATTTTGTGTGGCTGAGACAAAACATTGCTGTTGAATATCCCGATCGAATAGTGCCG CCTTTACCAGCAAAACACACAATTCTTGGTCAGTTAGACAGGTATTCAAAAGAATTTGTCACTTGCCGTATGGCATTGTTGGAACGATTTCTGTCTCGTTTAGTTTGCCATCCTATTCTCACAGAAGATAAACATCTAAGAGTTTTTTTGACTGCGAATGCTACA gagtTCACTACGTATAAAAAACGCGGAACAGGACTACTAAGACGTATGTCAAACAGTCTAAATACCATTTCTGTGTCATATAATTCAAGACAGGTAGATTTTGAGTTTGATCCCATTAGAAATCATCTCCATGGCCTATCTGAGAAGTTAACCATGTTAGAAAAAGTAGCTCAGAGAATCCATAAAGAAAGAAAAG aACTGTGTGTGGAATCTCACCAACTTGGAGCAGCATTTATTGAATGGTCTTCTAATGAACAATCTGTCTCTGTTGCACTATCTCGCATTGGCCATACTATCACTGCCAATAGTTCGGCTTTACGccataatttaatatctaattttataaGTGACTGGGCAcag cCACTGAAGGATTATGTTAGCTATATAGAATGTGTCAGAGAAACACTAGGTAAAAGAGATGCACTGCAAATACAGTATGAACAGTCTCTTATGGATTTGGAGAAGAAAAAGGCTGACAAAGATAAG GTAACTAACGATGAAAAGTCATTAATGTCATTCTGGTCGAAATCAGAAATGGACAAAGAGGAAAAAATAGAAAAGATGAGTCAAGTTATTCCAAAATTAGTGTCAGCTGTCGAAGCTAATCAAGAACGGTTGGATGTCTGTAGCGATGTGTTCAGGCAAGAGTATGGGTTATGGAAGTGCCAAAAAAAAGCAGACTTCAAAAGCATGCTAACTGCCTTAGCCGAAAGCCATATACAGTATTATCAACAT TGTGCTGCGTCTTGGGATTTAGTCTTCAAACGCATGGCGTCGGAATAA
- the LOC132941320 gene encoding uncharacterized protein LOC132941320: MAICEEVEYMDVSLNSEKNETTSFGKKFHVNRTPTPLKPSRHWCMSTELLRSQYKTNNVRKTKVYNPFNDNLMQRLGETTISPTVFANAKSPGQEVEFGWNIDDVSKLYPVHIEDEHIVDDDQVDDETESKLQETIDKYFYTTHKVPSPWNNQVIDWEAHKNSSSTPISIKQNQKSVSYTREVSTQTNLSFPSILPDHVEEILKPYFLNSTQNCEEEISPTKDNSNLRRKLFFMNDNDDPISPVEIRRNRNQSFSPLTKCFIKTINSKGPVLGNHLGVQELPIDCHIPIDVSPIINKNDRENTPPNNKNEDFIFLTPVSTMSMPKRRRTEKSSLMMESSSDTGYQTMTMSIKEMSSMAPFGHSSKNTMFTASTPTER, encoded by the exons ATGGCAATTTGCGAAGAAGTAGAATACATGGACGTGTCGTTAAATTcggaaaaaaatgaaacaacaTCATTTGGGAAAAAGTTTCATGTTAACCGCACTCCAACTCCTTTAAAACCATCACGTCACTGGTGCATGTCTACAGAACTCTTGCGTTCGCAATACAAAACTAACAACGTCCGCAAAACAAAAGTTTATAATCCTTTTAATGACAACTTAATGCAACGATTAGGTGAGACAACAATCAGCCCTACGGTATTCGCTAATGCAAAAAGTCCAGGGCAAGAAGTAGAGTTTGGATGGAATATTGACGATGTCTCCAAACTTTACCCAGTGCACATAGAAGATGAACACATAGTCGATGACGATCAAGTTGATGATGAAACAGAATCCAAGTTACAAGAGACTATAGACAA gtatttttatacaacacaTAAAGTTCCTAGCCCTTGGAATAATCAAGTTATTGATTGGGAAGCTCATAAAAATTCATCATCTACACCCATATCAATTAAACAAAACCAGAAATCTGTATCATATACCCGCGAAG tttcAACACAAACAAATTTAAGTTTTCCTTCAATATTACCTGATCATGTTGAAGAAATACTAAAACCTTACTTCTTGAATTCA ACTCAAAATTGTGAAGAAGAAATAAGTCCTACAAAAGATAACTCAAATTTACGtcgcaaattattttttatgaatgataATGATGACCCAATTTCTCCGGTAGAAAT ACGCAGAAATAGAAATCAGTCATTTAGCCCATTAACAAAGTGTTTTATCAAAACCATTAATTCAAAAGGTCCGGTACTTGGAAATCATTTAGGTGTACAAGAACTACCTATAGACTGTCACATTCCTATTGATGTTtctccaataataaataaaaacgatagAGAAAATACTCCACCCAATAATAAAA atgaagattttatttttttgactcCGGTATCAACAATGTCAATGCCAAAACGACGACGCACTGAGAAGAGTAGTTTGATGATGGAAAGTAGCTCAGATACTGGTTACCAAACTATGACTATGAGCATTAAGGAAATGTCTAGTATGGCACCATTTGGACATAGTTccaaaaatacaatgtttacTGCATCTACACCCACAGAACGATGA